Genomic segment of Mycolicibacterium psychrotolerans:
AGATCGGTGCGTTCGATGTCAGGGACCGGGAAGCTCCACCAGCCGCCGTACATCAGGTGCGAGGACAGGTTCTTCGGCCACTGGTCGACGGTGCCCGGCGAGTAGGTCATGGGCATGCCCGAGAGTCCGAGAAGGATGCCGGCATAGCGCGCCAGCGAGAACGAGTGGGCGAGTGGGTTGCCGGTGTAGGCGGTGACGGCGCCGATCCCGTACTTCTCGATGACCGGCGCCAGCAGTTCGGTGCATCGCCGGAAGGCGGTGTCCCAGTCGACTTCCTGCCACTGGCCGTCGACCTTGATCATCGGCCGCCTGATGCGATCGAGGTCCTCGTGCACCGCGCCCAGCGACGCCCCTTTGGGGCAGATGTGGCCGCGACTCCACACGTCCTGCCGGTTAGGCCGGATCCCGGCGACGTGCCCCTGTTCGACCCGAATCTCCAGCCCGCACATGGCCTCACAGAGCGGGCACGTGTACAGGTGCAGCCCGTCCTCGCCGATCCCGGCCAGCTCCCTATGCGTCCTCGTCATCGACTCCGGCCCCGCTCCACTGGTGTTGTGACAGACTGTATCGACAAACCGCCCGGAAGGGGCCGCATTCGTGGACAGGGCATCGCCGCCCCGGCGCCGGCACCACGGCTCGCGTCGCGATCCGGCGATCAACGACGCCGTCCTCGACGCTGCGCGCACCCTGCTGGTCACCCGCGGCTACGCGGGCACGTCGATCGACCTGATCGCCGCGACGGCCAAGGTCAGCCGTCCGGCCGTCTATCGGCGGTGGCGCACCAAGGCCCACCTCATCCACGAGGCGGCTTTCCCCGACCTGGGCCCCGACCCCTGTGAAGCGGACCTGAGCGCCGAGATCGCCCGGCTGTGCCGCGGTGCCCTGGCGATGTATGCCGATCCGGTTGTGCGCGAGGCGGTTCCGGGGCTACTCCATGACCTGCGGATGGAGCCGGCGATGCGCAGGCTGCTCAACGACCGGTTGGAAGCCGCAGCGCGCAGGCAGCTGGCGGCGCAGCTCGCCGATGCCGCCGACGCTCGTTCGGGGGTGGACGCCGACACCGTGATGGACGCGATCGCGGGCGCGGCCTGGTACGCCGTGTGCGTCCGCAGGGTGACCGATCTCGATGCCGCGGCCGCGCAGCTGGCCGATCTCGTGTGCCACGGCGTACTGCGCCGCGATTAGAGGCGGCCGACCTCGCGCAGCCCCTCGACGGTGTCGGCGATCGTCTCGGCGGCGTCGCGCCAGTGCAGACCGAAGTCTCGGGCGCTCGGCGCGTCGTCGGAGGTCGGCATCTGTGTGTAGTACTGCATCGCGGCGGAGTTGATCGGCGTCTCGAACGGCAGGAACGGCCCCACGACGTCGAAGACGCGGCCGACGCTGCGCAGCGCCACGTCGGGTACCGGGACCACCGCGAGTGTGCGGTTCGCCGCGGTGCCGATCATCTGGGCCAGCTGATCCACCGAAACACGTTGTCCCCCGGCCATATACCGGCGCGGCCCGTGACCGGGCTCGAGGAGT
This window contains:
- a CDS encoding TetR/AcrR family transcriptional regulator — encoded protein: MDRASPPRRRHHGSRRDPAINDAVLDAARTLLVTRGYAGTSIDLIAATAKVSRPAVYRRWRTKAHLIHEAAFPDLGPDPCEADLSAEIARLCRGALAMYADPVVREAVPGLLHDLRMEPAMRRLLNDRLEAAARRQLAAQLADAADARSGVDADTVMDAIAGAAWYAVCVRRVTDLDAAAAQLADLVCHGVLRRD